In the genome of Perca flavescens isolate YP-PL-M2 chromosome 21, PFLA_1.0, whole genome shotgun sequence, the window tgtcaacagCTATTTCCAAATTCAGTAATGAGATTCGAACCTCAggaataacttttatttttgacaggttTGACTTGGATAAAATCATagatatttttattgttttatagcTATGATTTGAATATTGATAATGGGatcagtgttgtgtttttggaCAGGACACTTCAGGTGGGAGCGACACAGTTCATCGCCGAATACGTGGTGAATCTTAGGCAACACTGTCTGATTACTGTTGCTCTAGTCCTTTTGTTTTCACTGCTGATAAAAGTCTTATCTGTCCTCAGTATGCTGTCTGTTGCTTTTGGCCAGATCATCTGTTGAGGAGGATGAGCAAGATAGAGGAAACCCTGGTATGTGGGGTAGATAGACTCCCACTGATAAACAGAGGCTGTCATATACTCAAAGCTAATGAACATATAGGAAAAGAATGCTGTGAAGAGCTCAGTTTTTACATGGTTGCGTGTTTTCAAGATACATCACTTTTGTTATCCTGGATGGTCATTGTGAATTACAGAGGCGGAGGTAATGGAAATGAGGGTGAAATATGAAAGAGCTGCTAAAGGATGCTACTAGAATGTCGTTGATTCTTATGTTGTGGTGTTAGATGGTGGTCTTAATAGTAGAGTTTTTTCCTGTCTgataaagaataaagaaatctGTGTGAATTACTAAATACTATAGGATATTATGTTACGTTAAaggaaaagtttgacattttggtaaatacactttcttgccaagagtaaGTAAGTAGGTTGATACCGTTCTCATATCTCTgcactaaatatgaagctgctgCCGGCAGCCAGCTAGCTTAGTTTAACGCAAAGAGTGGAAACTGGGGGAAAGAGCTAGCCAGACTCCTTTTTAAAGTTCACAAATTTACACTTTGCATCTTGTCTGTTTAATCTGTATGAAAATGAAGGGGAAGAAAGCGCTAAGGCTATttcctggtaaaaaaaaacttttccttTAATGAAGAGCAATTCAAATAGAGTTATTGTAAGGATATTGGATTATGGGATGATAAATAAGTAATTTAAAACTATATGTGTCAGTCTTCAAAGACCAAATATAAATCAAGATATTCCTTCTGCAAGGCTTGCAATTATGACAAGTTCCTCCTTCCAAAGTAATTATTAAAGCAGACGTTTGCCTTCCATTCAAACCTGATTAAactttaactgtaaagacataCATCTACTTCCTGTGCTACCCACTGTTTCCAAAAACACATTCTGGATGCAGACATTTCTGGGAAGCTGATCACTGGCCCTTTAAACGAGTGTCCTACAGCCACTCCtctgcagagacagagacagagagagacggagatgACTGCAGCCAAGCAGAGCTGAGCGAACAATACAGCCTGACTTCCTGACCTTTGGTTCCACGGCCCCTCTGGAGAAACAATGCTCTCCTTATTTAGCCCAGGCTCTTCCCACCATACACCCATGTACTGTCAGCACACTGTCACTAGTGTATTCTCTTTACAGTAACCGGGTTCAGCTACTTAATTGGCAAAGGGTCATTAAAATGTTGTGACCCTGGGTTAAGGGGTAAAAGGTGTTGAACGTGCAACTCATTTGGTCGCTTGGGTGAAAATGGAAAGagttttacattaaaaacagtacAGAAGACGGATGATTTTCAGATGAAAACATTAAGTTAAGAGATTTTTCTGCAACCCAACACATAGTAAGACATCAAATGTGTACCAACAGTAGGTACAGTATTTCAGAGCTAAAATGCCTCAGATTCCAGCCAACAAGAACAAAAAGCAGTTTGTTCATTAGTTACAGCTTCAGAAGAACGTTCAGCTCAACTTCAACTGAAGAGGCCTTTTGTCATGACAACGGCCGTAATCTTGCGATGGGTCTGAAATATTAGCAACACATGATAAAATCTGACATCATCTTTCTAAAGCggctgacagccagccagcaGAAATGGTTTCCAGATTTTGCACATTTAAAGGGGCATGGCTGCAAAGAAGAATCGTAAATATCTCAGAGTAATCCTTTGACGTCTTAACCCTCTAGTGAAGAAAGTAACCCAACTCTCCACTATGCTGTCAACAGGATGTTTAACACTCACATGCGGAGCACAGCATGGATAGCATATCTAATACCTTTCCGTGTAGCTGCAACTCAAATGCATGGGCTCCACCTTAAGTAGCATTATTTTTCATCTCCTAAGGCTTCCACTGAGGTACCATGTGTTCCTTTATCAAAGAAAGCAGACTTTTTAGAGTTGACATGGGCCCCATTCCACCCAGAGAGAGGCTGTTAAAGGCCCTGCACACCCACTTCCTGTGTGCTTCTTCTCTCATCTTACTGAGTCGTGACATTCTTTGATTCCTGTCCACTGCGGCTCCATTGCAAACCAGTCAGCTATGGAAGCCCCCAACAAACAGTCCAAAGGAACTTGCTGCTGctaataatgttttattacacACCATTAAAAAAACAGCTTTTAAAGTGATTTTACTATGCTTTAATGTTTGCCTCTCTATTCTTCATTTGAAAGAAACATGTTGTGCAAAAACTGGTGTTTTAAGGGTGTAGCCTACACAGTGTTCCTTCTAGTCAGGTTATACATCAATGAGGCCCAAAAGACTGATATATACTCAAAAATAAGTGTCAGTTTAAAAAGATGTTTGAAATAAACTCTCAGCCATTTTCAAACGTATGTCTGAATCTGACAAAACCAACAGTAACAAACACTTTCTGCTGCGTTAGCCCAGGTGTGCACAGTTGTGAAAATGTTAAGAGCTATAAGCTTACTGCAATTATTTTCTCCACATTCCTCACATTCCTCCACTGTCTTCACTGCTTAACTGCACCAATCTTCTCTGTGTTGGCAGTGATGAAGGTGACAAGCTCTCAGAGACAAGGCTAGAGGAGAGAGTGATCAAAATGTGGCcaggacagttttttttttttatattattattttttttttttacctttatttcgacaggacagctgaagacatgaaaggggagagaggggaggtaatgacatgcagcaaagggccacaggttggagttgaacccgggcctgctgcgtcaaggagtaaacctctatatatgggcgtctGCGCtaaccaactgagctatccgggcgccctgctctttgttttttacttaaaggaatattttgggaaataagcttATTCTATTGCTGGCAGAGATTTACATGAGAGGATTGATACCGGTCATGTCTGTACAGTAGGCTAGCTGGCTGggtatcttagcttagcataaagactggaaaagcagtctttatgctaaaaaaaaggaagcaaTTACACTTACTAAAACTCTTTTACATAAATTGACCAGTAAATGTTTACCAGCTATTTGaatttcaactttctgctactTTGCTTCCTGTCCATCAGCCATGTGATTATTTGCATTTCACATAACAAATGTCAGGCATTTCCCTATGAACATGATCAATGGGGAACCGCAGCAGCACATAAAGCAATGGTAATATTTCTCTCTTGTTTGGAGTAGAGGTCATGCCTAGTTTCACAGAAAAACCTGTCATCTTTCATTAAAGCCAGCTCCCAGATCCAATCTGGCATCTGCTGCTCATTACCAACCTGCAGTGGTACATCTAACTCAAATATGTGCTGAGCAATCTATTTCGCACTGaaaaaagaatacaaacatTATACAACTAGGAGGAAGCTTGTGAATTTGAAGTGAGAACCAGATCCAGTATGTCACCATATTCTCATAATGACTTTCACCTCATCAGACAGCACTTCATATGTTCTATGAAACACGCTGACACATTTTATGGACAGCTCAACACAGCAGTTTCTGCACCTGACTGATGTGCAGCACCACTGACTGGCTCACCTGAGGGCAATCTTTGATGTAGTGGCCTTTGTTGAAGCAAAGGTGGCACAGGTAGTTGGGCGGCGGCCTTTTGCTGGGTTTGCGTGTCTCAAGGGACAGGGAGAGGTCAGAGAAATGGTCAGCCAGAGAGCTCAGGCCGTCCACGATATTGTTGAGGGACCCGTAGGGAGAGGAGCTCTTGTAGGAATTGTTGTTCAAGGCCTGTCAGAGAAAAAAGAAGTATATTGTTGTGACTCTTCAATGAAAGACCATTTCAGACAGCATGTCAGTCCATCACCCTGATTGATTCTCCTGTTTGTGTCACTGACAGTAGCCGACATTATTTCAATTCTGCAGATGTGCTGCCTTTATTGCATTTACACTGTGGGCCAGTAGTGTCCATTTCCACGTCAGAACAAAATGCCTTTGTAATGCATTCTTCTAATTTGTTCTATAGGCATGGCACAATCAGCATCATTGTGTGCCTCTGGAGGAGACGGGTGCTATGGCACCAGAAGGGCAAACATGAAGAACAGCCTGCAGACACTGGCTGTTTACTCTGAAGCAGAAAGAGAATTGTGATCAGATGCACATTGCAGTGGGTAATGTTCTGCATGAGACATCAAGCCACTGCATGTCTGTGGTATGTATGCACTAAGTTACAGTATGCCATTTGGTTAAAAAGTGATTTTCTAAGTTAAAGTACAGCAAATTGCGATTTTTATGCCAATATTTTAACTACAACTCCCTTTTTAATGAGTTATGTTCATTTTCCTTACTTTTCCTAAATGGGTCAGTATTAAATTAAGCAGCACCAAGCCCCACTGAGCACAGCATACTCCTCTGACCAAGCAGAGGCCGGCCAGGTTGAACcctaacatttttaaaaccttGTGAGAGGTCTTTCTCAACCTGCCATTCCTCCTCCAGCTGCGCACTGACACCAGAACAGTCTGAACACACTCAGGCACTATACCAGAGTACAAAACACATATTCATGTGCTACCCACTCACCACAGTGCGACCCAATGAAGGCATGCAGGTGAGGTTTACTGTATGGGTAACAAAAATAAGCTGGAGTGAAACgtgtaggcctatataataTTCATCTTAAGAGAGAGGTTTATGACATgaagcaaaagaagaaaaagaaaagaatgagtGGGTGAAAGTTTAAACAACGCACACATGTTGTAAACTACCATGCAACGTGTTAATCACTACTGAGCGCGTTATGACTGCGTAACATGACATGAATTCTACCTCACTCCTCAGATGGAAGAAGTTGTTGAGATAGTTGGCGCTCAGATCAGCTGCGCTGCGCTTGGAGATGTTGATGTCCTGAGGAGAACAGTCCGACTCGGCTTTGAACGCATCAAAAGTGCTGCTCTGAGTGTCTTGCAAAGACATATAGACCCAGTTGAGCAGCTGTGCAGGTTGGTACACAGGGGCACCAGTCTCTATTGCAGACATCATATTGTTTTTGGAGGACTGCGCCTCTTGGAACAGCACCGTCAGTACCGCCGGTTTTTCTGGATCACACAACTTCTTTCAGTCATCCCCCTTGCTCCCCTTGCTCCGGCTTGATGGGTGTGATCCTTCTGTTCACCTGGGGAGCCCTGATGGACCCCAAGTAACGGGACAACAGTCACGGGGGAGGGTGCAGTGGCAGCATGAAGCGCAAAAGCCTGAATGCCAGTGGGAAGCGTGAAGCAGCGCTCCAGCCAGGACGATGGGCTGCGTCACAGCGAATAGGAGGTCCAACATGAGTTTGCATCGTTATTTCTGACTAATAAAgtcaaagaattttttttttagaatgctTCATAGGTTTTACCCAACCAACCACTATTTACAGAAGCTCAAAAAGACAATGTAAACTGTACATTCTGTGGGAATCAAAGAGAAACTCTTGTGCATTTATTTTGGTTATGCCCTCATACTAAATTACTTTGGAGTAAACTGTCTCGATACTTAGCTGGTCTTATTTACCCTTAATTCTCCTTGTGCtgggaaaatgtactttttggtTTCATTAATTATTAACATTAACACAAATATCAACCAATCTTAACCAAATTTTACATCCATAAGTCCAAattccaaaataaaacacctaacTTCATAGAGCTGTGCATTCACATTAAACACTAGCCTATATTTCTACTAGGCCTATATCCTGTTGCAGTAATAAGGCtgttagaacacacacactatttgtaCCTACTTTTCAAATGCTTTAGGCTATGTAAATtgagttgttttctttttattattgttttattttttgtatctcCCCTGGCGTACTTGACCTGTTTGTATTGTATAGGGGAGAGTGGTGTGATTTGTGCCAGGGGGGAAGTAGTGCCACCCTTTGTTTTTGGAAAACCATTGAAtaaattggtcatgtgaccacATCATTTTGAAAAGCCATCCATTTTACTCATCCTCCAAAGAAGGGAATCACATGGCATGAGAAGTATGCACATTTTAGCtcaaaaaacagtttttttcctttcaaagtaaaatttCTATGATTAAAGTTTTTTGATTGTAGTGTCTGAACAATTATAGAAaagtttgaaaacatttcacacatgtTTTAGTGCTTTAGCAGGCTTCACAATGAGTCTATAGAGTTAGCATGATGTTAGCTCTTAACTGCTGGATCATGCTAGTTTTTCAAACTTGTGGGTCTGGGGTGATTTGTGCCCAAGGGCCTGGGTTAAGTTGTGCCAGTGATGAAGGAGTCATCCCTAGAGGTGATGTCCTCAAGAAACTACCCACACCCCAAAAACTTGGTGGTACAGCCAGAAGGGAGCAGCATTGACAAGTGGGATGTTAAGTAGTAGGCCAGATCCTAACATACTCACAGGGGATAATCTGGAGAAGTGAGGAGATGGGCATGCCTCGTCAGTGTTTGATTTAGGCCTACCtgccatttgtttaatttagctaacactgATTTCAGTTTTGAGTTTGCACTATGTTATTAAACAGACGTTTTATTAAGTTTTCAAGTGGCCTAAGTCACAATAGGATGTTTAGAAATTAGCCTAGTCACTTTATTCTTATATGTTACATAATTGATAGACAGCGTTCTATGTATGTAAACGGACATCTATTGCAAAAGCCTTTTTGCCTGAAATGATTCACAAATATCATATATTGTGTATTtaagttttttgtgttttcccaaACTACAAAATATGACTTATTCCAACAGTTTAATAGGGTGACAATATCTAAATAAACCTTAAATGAGTAattttgtattgcatttgtCTTGCTTTCATACAGCATTACAGTTCATAACATTCAAATGTTCTGTTTTACTTCAGAAATCACTGGCACAATTTACCCCAACGTATTCCCCCCAAAGGCACAACTTACCCCGCATCAGGGGCAAGTTGTGCCATGAGACCACTTTTTTCCCAAAAGCTATATTTCTGAAACAATTTATTTCAGATCCAAAGTTATTGTTCTCAGGGATACGCCACATCCTGAAATATATGTACATCCTTAAGCTGAAGGCATTACTGTCATGGCTTCACTTTAAAGTCACTTTGAGTAAAAACTGGTACAACTCACCGCACTTTCCCCTACACTTGTGGCTGTATACTTGTTATGTGCTcaatcaaaaatatatatctatttCGTTCTGCTTAATTtttctaacctgactccgccagatggattgcttagcatttgctcggcatatggaaaactggagctcgcgagatcaggacggtctcacgaggctataaCTTTTCCTCCTAGGCTACCTAGGCCTACATATAGGCTACTTCTGAGAAGGAAGAGGGAAAGTGAGCACTGAATAACGTAGGCCTATTTACCAAAAACTTTAAGCCTATattgttattgtctttttttgttttttgtttgactttttgTGCTAAATTTTTCCGGACACTTATCTTACTAATGTTTACAACTGATGGCTGTAAACAATATacaacaatatacatttttttttttaaaggaaaaccATGAAggacttttttaaaatgttgatcGCATTGATACATTGCATTGCGGAGAAGTAGACTGCAGCTGCCATCTAGTGTTTTCTGTTGATATGAGTCTTTAACATTATTCAAATATTAGGAACAACTGCATATTAGCATATTTCACTTTTGAAAATATTGTAATGCCTTCAGGCCAAGgactataaaaaaaatctagGTAGGCTATTATCTAGGTATTTTGGTAAACAAAATTCCGCTCTAATTAACCACAATGTCGTGTCTGTGATATCATCATAGAAACAAATCTAATAATTTCCTGACAAAACCGTCATTGTCCTCCATAGTGAATGACACGTTTTAGCCCGCTGACTCAACAACAGGTTCTAAACTGGTCAGACTGGATAATAATGGAGCGAAGGTTAGTGGTTATTACTGCAAGATGTAAACAATGCTGAGGACACACCCACCTCCGGGACGCCCAGTTTATTTCCTATGATGGCGAAGGcatgacccgccctactcttcctctgattggctagtactcgttgcctgctctggttgggttggtacGGTTCAGGCAAAATGAGTGGAATtggtagggttagggtaagaatatgtcagggtaagccaatcagaggcagagtagggcgggataTGACTTCGCCATCCTGGGAAAAAAACGCATATCTCCGGgcggcgatattacgaatcccactatggccacgccaagtcccgcccttcacacactactattggccaggcgtccatgcttacatgtacaggtcctatcccctgaccaatcccctaaccctaaccctaaccactcgaggtgaaatgcctaaccccaaccaatcgagctgtttcgtagggcgggtcttggcgtggccatagtgggattcgtaattttgcctcCGGGCGGGCGGCGGGGGCTACTCCTACTCCCGCTACtaactctctctgctgctctctagCAAGTCTCTTCCTGGATTTGAAGTCCATAGCTGATACGTAAGTAAccttaaatattttgtttttgactGTAAATAATCGCGATCAACTATTCCACTGCGTTGCAGTCGACGATGAAGTTCAACAAAGAACTTGAACAAATAGAGCGGTGTCTTTGAGCCTGGTGTGTAATGTAGGAAATCAGGCCTAATTAAATCGACAGAGGTGTTGAGCTGTGACGTTGCTCAACTGCATTAAACGTAGGACTTTCGTAATTTTAAGCCTTCAGATGGTGTCCTGACACTTTTAACTGTATCAAACTTGTTAATCGCCCCTCCCCAGTATGTGTTTACACTAGATGCTAAATCTTTGTAACTTTGTCCGGGAGGATTGTTTAACGTTAAAGGACCGCAGGGTTGGTACAAACTCTTGTACATCAAATCGTTTCAGCTCGTATTAGGCTACGCCTTGTTATTGATTACATACGAGTAGCATACTTTGATTTGATACTGTAAGATCTTAGCATTACAGCTAGTTGGCGAGTTGAGAAAACACAGGCCTGTGATCCTCTTTTCAGATCAGGGGTTTTGCTGCTTTCCTGTGATCTTCGTAAAAATAAGCAGGACGTGTAAATATGCACATGTTGGTTTTTGAACTTAATGACGTGTAAACATTATCATGTAGCAATATGTTGGTTACGGATTTTGTATATAAATCAATACGTTTATTACGGACATTATGAAAACCCCATCCTTGTGTCGTAATGTGTGCTTTGGTGGAAATACTGGTATTTACCATAACACGTAAAAGCCTCACCAGTGTCTACAAGGGTCCAGAGGGCAGGAAAGGGAAGTCAACAATGAAACGCCCTTCATGAAGACACCGCGGCGTGTTTATGTCCGCTTAACTATCTTAACTAAATTTAAACTTTTACCAAAAATAACCGCTTTAAATAAATCAGATTTTTCTTCCGAATGTCGTAAATTACTCTAAAGAAGTCGttatagggctgctcgattatgggaaaaatcataatcacgattattttggtcaatattggaatcacgattatttaacatgattgctcattgacttttggaaagatgttgcattattattattattattattattattattattattattattattattattttagaaaCAGTGAAACTGTCAAACtacccttaatacttttcctgttgaactttttttttccctttcttttcattcagaacacaagagtttaaaataagagtttacttgcaaatcttaatgtgcaaaataatcgtttttctcaatacattttttattgtgatCGTTAGAAGCCAAAATCAAAATTgcgattaaaatttgattaattgcacagccctagtattTATATTACGGTTGTGGAATGACACACAGGCAATTAAACAGTTGTAAAATTCCAACAACTGGTCAAATGGCTAGAATCCAATCAACAGGATCTTAGGGATCCCTAATGTGTGACTGAAAAGATTCAACGACGTTCGCTAGTTTGCATTATGCAGTGGTGGTTGAGAAAGGGGAAGGAAAACTTGAACTCAAAAGACAATGAGCATGCTCTTTAGTCATCATCATGTTAGGGATCTAGGCAGATGGAAATGGTGAGTTTCTGTCGTCATAATGGAAATGTGGTCAAACATGTGGAGTGTAATCTGTAAGAAACTCAAGTAAGTTCCCGGTCAAAAGTTGATTTGATGATATTGGATAGCTCCCAGCTCAGTGTTTTTTAagttggcctttttttttttttttttttttattctctttttatttGGAAAGGCAAATTTCCATCACATACATTGATTACAACCTTAGTCATTCAAGGACATGTATAGGGATGGATGCAAAAGGTTCCGTTGATTTTGAGCATATTGCCCTTCTGGGATTTTTTTAAGGACCACTATGTATTCCTGTTGGGAACAATAACAAAGTAGAACAGAACCGGGGAGCACACCATAGGTTGGCCTTTTTGACCAAATAGTTATGTAAATACTCCAGGAACTAAATCGGggacttaaaggtgcactatgagttcctgcatg includes:
- the LOC114548268 gene encoding zinc finger CCHC domain-containing protein 24, encoding MMSAIETGAPVYQPAQLLNWVYMSLQDTQSSTFDAFKAESDCSPQDINISKRSAADLSANYLNNFFHLRSEALNNNSYKSSSPYGSLNNIVDGLSSLADHFSDLSLSLETRKPSKRPPPNYLCHLCFNKGHYIKDCPQARPKGEGLTPYQGKKRCFGEYKCPKCKRKWMSGNSWANMGQECIKCHINVYPHKQRPLEKPDGLDVSDQSKEHPQHLCEKCKVLGYYCRRVQ